A DNA window from Euwallacea fornicatus isolate EFF26 chromosome 17, ASM4011564v1, whole genome shotgun sequence contains the following coding sequences:
- the NaPi-T gene encoding sialin isoform X1: protein MTSASAGDEPKEGRECCTARSVLWYLVFVGFAVNYMIRINLNIAIVAMIQAKPKNNFSLTSECLQREASSSVMSRNISNSNFNTATSLLSLNDSSPPTLVTTTERLIRNSSIVERHSLPPIERTANTLRPLIPPPSHDTEKFAWNEKVQGNVLGSFFWLHWTTQVPGGLLASRYGTKLIFGLSNFSGVVLCFFIPYFAKLGSTYLMTLRLIQGVLCGFAWPSMHDLTARWIPPNERSKFVTAYLGSSVGTAITYPICGFIIHNWGWEYVFYASTAFGTVWFIAWWSLVHDSPSKHPRISEHEKEYILKSLGQSVAKKKAPVPWAAILSNRTVWMNILAQWGGLWGLFTLMTQAPTYFKFIHGWNIRATGILSGMPHIFRMLFAYIFSQIGDYLLRSEKMSRSNVRKLATFFCCIGQGIFMLCLAYSGCNSMAAIVFLTMAVASNGSVSTGPLASVVDISPNYAAVLMGFLNTAAAIVGFFTPAVVGYLTFQNQTTPQWQKVFWIASSWLFLSGCLYILFAKSELQPWNSPDKMKEPEEQQLVAVKSDKNIKRDGDD, encoded by the exons AGGGTAGAGAATGTTGCACTGCAAGGAGCGTGCTCTGGTACCTGGTCTTCGTAGGCTTCGCTGTCAACTACATGATCCGGATCAATCTTAACATAGCTATTGTAGCTATGATCCAGGCGAAACCTAAGAACAATTTCTCATTGACCAGCGAGTGCCTCCAAAGAGAAGCTTCCTCATCCGTTATGAGCAGAAACATCAGCAACTCT AATTTCAACACCGCAACTTCTTTACTATCCCTCAATGACAGCTCTCCACCAACTCTAGTGACAACAACTGAAAGACTGATTAGGAATTCCTCTATTGTTGAGCGTCACTCATTGCCTCCAATAGAGCGTACTGCTAACACTTTAAGGCCTTTGATCCCTCCTCCAAGTCACGACACAGAAAAATTTGCCTGGAACGAAAAAGTTCAAG GTAATGTCTTGGGTAGCTTCTTTTGGCTGCACTGGACCACTCAGGTACCAGGAGGACTGTTGGCCAGCAGATATGGTACCAAGCTGATTTTTGGCTTGTCCAATTTTTCTGGAGTGGTACTCTGCTTCTTCATTCCGTATTTCGCCAAATTGGGTTCCACTTATTTGATGACATTGAGGTTAATACAAGGTGTATTGTGT GGTTTCGCCTGGCCTTCCATGCACGACTTGACTGCTCGTTGGATCCCTCCAAACGAGCGAAGCAAATTCGTGACAGCTTATTTAG gCAGCTCTGTGGGCACTGCAATTACTTACCCCATTTGCGGGTTCATCATACACAACTGGGGATGGGAGTACGTGTTCTATGCCAGCACTGCTTTTGGTACGGTCTGGTTTATTGCCTGGTGGAGTCTGGTACATGACAGTCCCAGCAAGCATCCCAGGATATCCGAACATGAAAAGGAGTATATTTTAAAGAGTTTGGGGCAAAGCGTGGCTAAGAAAAAG GCACCTGTTCCCTGGGCAGCCATCCTCAGTAACCGCACCGTGTGGATGAATATTCTAGCCCAGTGGGGTGGTTTATGGGGCCTTTTTACACTCATGACACAGGCCCCTACTTATTTCAAGTTCATACATGGTTGGAATATTAGGGCT ACCGGGATTTTATCGGGGATGCCTCATATTTTCAGGATGCTGTTCGCTTATATCTTCTCGCAGATCGGAGATTATCTGCTGAGGAGTGAGAAGATGTCCAGAAGCAATGTGAGAAAACTTGCCACGTTTTTCT gCTGCATAGGTCAAGGAATTTTCATGCTTTGTCTGGCTTACTCAGGATGTAACTCAATGGCTGCCATAGTGTTCCTCACCATGGCAGTAGCCAGTAATGGATCAGTTTCCACAGGTCCCTTGGCCAGTGTCGTGGACATCAGTCCAAATTATGCAG CTGTCCTCATGGGCTTCCTAAACACAGCGGCAGCCATCGTGGGGTTTTTCACACCTGCAGTAGTCGGATATTTAACCTTCCAAAAT CAAACCACACCTCAGTGGCAAAAGGTGTTCTGGATTGCCAGTTCTTGGCTCTTCCTCAGTGGCTGCCTCTACATCTTGTTCGCGAAATCAGAGCTACAGCCTTGGAACTCTCCAGATAAAATGAAGGAGCCTGAAGAGCAGCAACTAGTAGCTGTCAAGtctgataaaaatattaaacgcgATGGCGATGATTAG
- the NaPi-T gene encoding sialin isoform X2, with the protein MGTEGGVPAKEGRECCTARSVLWYLVFVGFAVNYMIRINLNIAIVAMIQAKPKNNFSLTSECLQREASSSVMSRNISNSNFNTATSLLSLNDSSPPTLVTTTERLIRNSSIVERHSLPPIERTANTLRPLIPPPSHDTEKFAWNEKVQGNVLGSFFWLHWTTQVPGGLLASRYGTKLIFGLSNFSGVVLCFFIPYFAKLGSTYLMTLRLIQGVLCGFAWPSMHDLTARWIPPNERSKFVTAYLGSSVGTAITYPICGFIIHNWGWEYVFYASTAFGTVWFIAWWSLVHDSPSKHPRISEHEKEYILKSLGQSVAKKKAPVPWAAILSNRTVWMNILAQWGGLWGLFTLMTQAPTYFKFIHGWNIRATGILSGMPHIFRMLFAYIFSQIGDYLLRSEKMSRSNVRKLATFFCCIGQGIFMLCLAYSGCNSMAAIVFLTMAVASNGSVSTGPLASVVDISPNYAAVLMGFLNTAAAIVGFFTPAVVGYLTFQNQTTPQWQKVFWIASSWLFLSGCLYILFAKSELQPWNSPDKMKEPEEQQLVAVKSDKNIKRDGDD; encoded by the exons AGGGTAGAGAATGTTGCACTGCAAGGAGCGTGCTCTGGTACCTGGTCTTCGTAGGCTTCGCTGTCAACTACATGATCCGGATCAATCTTAACATAGCTATTGTAGCTATGATCCAGGCGAAACCTAAGAACAATTTCTCATTGACCAGCGAGTGCCTCCAAAGAGAAGCTTCCTCATCCGTTATGAGCAGAAACATCAGCAACTCT AATTTCAACACCGCAACTTCTTTACTATCCCTCAATGACAGCTCTCCACCAACTCTAGTGACAACAACTGAAAGACTGATTAGGAATTCCTCTATTGTTGAGCGTCACTCATTGCCTCCAATAGAGCGTACTGCTAACACTTTAAGGCCTTTGATCCCTCCTCCAAGTCACGACACAGAAAAATTTGCCTGGAACGAAAAAGTTCAAG GTAATGTCTTGGGTAGCTTCTTTTGGCTGCACTGGACCACTCAGGTACCAGGAGGACTGTTGGCCAGCAGATATGGTACCAAGCTGATTTTTGGCTTGTCCAATTTTTCTGGAGTGGTACTCTGCTTCTTCATTCCGTATTTCGCCAAATTGGGTTCCACTTATTTGATGACATTGAGGTTAATACAAGGTGTATTGTGT GGTTTCGCCTGGCCTTCCATGCACGACTTGACTGCTCGTTGGATCCCTCCAAACGAGCGAAGCAAATTCGTGACAGCTTATTTAG gCAGCTCTGTGGGCACTGCAATTACTTACCCCATTTGCGGGTTCATCATACACAACTGGGGATGGGAGTACGTGTTCTATGCCAGCACTGCTTTTGGTACGGTCTGGTTTATTGCCTGGTGGAGTCTGGTACATGACAGTCCCAGCAAGCATCCCAGGATATCCGAACATGAAAAGGAGTATATTTTAAAGAGTTTGGGGCAAAGCGTGGCTAAGAAAAAG GCACCTGTTCCCTGGGCAGCCATCCTCAGTAACCGCACCGTGTGGATGAATATTCTAGCCCAGTGGGGTGGTTTATGGGGCCTTTTTACACTCATGACACAGGCCCCTACTTATTTCAAGTTCATACATGGTTGGAATATTAGGGCT ACCGGGATTTTATCGGGGATGCCTCATATTTTCAGGATGCTGTTCGCTTATATCTTCTCGCAGATCGGAGATTATCTGCTGAGGAGTGAGAAGATGTCCAGAAGCAATGTGAGAAAACTTGCCACGTTTTTCT gCTGCATAGGTCAAGGAATTTTCATGCTTTGTCTGGCTTACTCAGGATGTAACTCAATGGCTGCCATAGTGTTCCTCACCATGGCAGTAGCCAGTAATGGATCAGTTTCCACAGGTCCCTTGGCCAGTGTCGTGGACATCAGTCCAAATTATGCAG CTGTCCTCATGGGCTTCCTAAACACAGCGGCAGCCATCGTGGGGTTTTTCACACCTGCAGTAGTCGGATATTTAACCTTCCAAAAT CAAACCACACCTCAGTGGCAAAAGGTGTTCTGGATTGCCAGTTCTTGGCTCTTCCTCAGTGGCTGCCTCTACATCTTGTTCGCGAAATCAGAGCTACAGCCTTGGAACTCTCCAGATAAAATGAAGGAGCCTGAAGAGCAGCAACTAGTAGCTGTCAAGtctgataaaaatattaaacgcgATGGCGATGATTAG